Genomic DNA from Sporosarcina sp. ANT_H38:
CGTTCTTCTATTATACACATTGATCGAACGCAAATCATTTTAAGGAAGCCTAGGGGTCTGTTATGCTATACTATCTTGAAGCAATCGTAAAAGGACGGGATAGATATGAAGATTTCTACAAAAGGTAGATATGGATTAACAATTGTTGTTGAGCTTGGCTCTAAATTCGGGGAAGGTCCAGTTCCGCTAAGGAAAATTGCGGAAGAACAGAAATTGTCTGAAGCGTATCTTGAGCAACTAATTCCACCTCTTCGTAACAGTGGAATCGTGAAAAGTGTCCGCGGCGCTTATGGCGGATATATGTTGGCTAAGCCACCAACTGAAATTACTGCGGGGGATGTTATCCGGATTCTTGAAGGACCCATCCAAGTTGTAGAAGGGCTAGAAGGATCTGATATTCCGCAACAAGAACTTTGGAAACGAATCGGTGAAGCTGTACGTAGTGTCCTCGACACAACAACGATTGAAGATTTGATGAAATCGGGTGAAGAAGATAATCGCGATAGCTATATGTTTTACATTTAAAGGA
This window encodes:
- the cymR gene encoding cysteine metabolism transcriptional regulator CymR, yielding MKISTKGRYGLTIVVELGSKFGEGPVPLRKIAEEQKLSEAYLEQLIPPLRNSGIVKSVRGAYGGYMLAKPPTEITAGDVIRILEGPIQVVEGLEGSDIPQQELWKRIGEAVRSVLDTTTIEDLMKSGEEDNRDSYMFYI